gttcGGTGAACATCAAAGTGGAatgacattttaatttaatgtgttTAATTAAGAAGCATATATATTAGCAAAAACAAAGATTTTTCTGGTTTGTGACCAGAAAAAGTCAGATAAAAACAAGGTTTGATATTCATAGAGACCTAAGTACCACACAGTTCATTTAACACCCATAATTTCTTTCTGTCCCTCCCGTAAATTCATTCGATGGTGGTGGTACATACAATATAACGGGCgttgtaatttcttttttaattttcaaacaataaaacTCTAGTGCTCTGAGTGAAAAATCACTTGCCAGTATCCACAATCTTATCTCGTACAATTTCAACTTTAATTCTCAGCAGTCACGTTCCATTTATCCTTACAGGTGTGCAATATATATGATGACCAGTACTGTATTGCTGCCATAATGCCACTGCATAGCAGACAACTTTACCATGGCCTATTAGTCCCTTCAGCCTTTACATACATGTAATCATTTCTACATTTATTTCTACCTTCTGGGGACTTGTGGCGCCAAAGGGGTGTGATTTGGCATGTAATATCCATAAGCATCAAGCATCTACTTGTGTAAATTCTAGAGCATTTGCATCAGGATCACGTGTAAAGATTGCTGGTCTTCCAGAACGACTGAGCGTGTAGGGAATACCTACAAAGtagaaaataacacaaaacattgtttaaataaaatgttgaaaaaataCTTATGTTATTCAAAGAAGTTGTACCAGCTTTATCAAGGATTGCCTTCAGCTTGTAAACATCCCCGATTGCAATACATGCGTGACGATCTCGACCACCATGTTCCGGTCGTCCAGTTAAAGGGTCAGGATTTGGAAGCTCCATCAAATGAATCATCTCAGAGCCTACCCACAACCAAGCACCCCTGTATGGAAGCTTATCATGTGGCCTCGCTTCATTGATCTTGAGGCCTAAATTTCACTCATTTTAGTTATTCATATACCTGCTTCTAGATAAACATGATGTACACAGCAGATTTAAGTTTGTGAAGCTGCCATACCAAGAACGTTTTGATAAAAGTCAAGTGATCTTTCAAGACTTTCACATAAAATTCCAATATGGTGCATACCAACGACCCcataatctaaaaaaataacagcaacgtcaaaataaaagcaactctgaaacacaaaaaattagaaaaatgaacAATAACCAACTATATTACCACTTTCTTCATTGATAGAGACTGATTCTTTGTCAAGTACATCCCCTTCAATAGCGGCCTGAGCTTTTATAGCAATGCTAGGAACATGCCATCTCCCATTTCTTACACTACCATGACAAAATTTGGACTCCAGGTTTGTCGTTGTGGGAGAAAGGCTAACATAATTCAACTGCAGCCAGAATGGGTTACCAAGCTAGAGGATTAAAATTGGGTGCGTAGAATGACAGTACATAATAACATTCTACTGAAGCGTAAATTAACAAAGTTCTCAGATGAGATATTGCTGAAATTCATTTGGAACTAAATGAATCCTTCTTTTCCCTGATCTGATTGAGAATTACCAGcaaaaatattatgattgttACAAACAATTTGATTGTGTTTACCACCAAGATTATGGAATGGCAATTCTAATCACAAATCCTCATGCTAATTTTTGAACCACAAATATATTGTATAAACTATGTATAATTCTCAGCCGAATGATTTTAGACAAGAAAGCGATAGTAAATATCatgaaacaaaacataataaataactaaGTGGATGATGAAGGCTCTATTTCAGAAAAGAACCTGCAAACCTATGCAACAACAGAACGTAGTACATAGAAGGagtggatgatgatgatgcgaAACCTTGTTTCCAAAGAACAAAGGCATATGATATGAATAATGAAGGTTTGTGAGTAATGATCCAGTActtcctttttatttaataattaacgCTCATCAGACTTGTCAGTTTTCTTGATAAGAAGTGgtgaaagaaaacataaaaaaccaGCAAAATGCTAAATCTTGTGATATTGAATCACGGTAAATTACCCAAGTATCATTAGATGCAAAGTCTATGTGACTTTCACATGATATGAATCATTGGCAAGCTAAATTGTACCAGGTTATGTGATTCAAATTGGGAAATGAGAATCACAAGATTCTAATAATTGGGTTACCTCCAATAACGGAAAAGCACTAAGAAACTGAAACGTGTCGAACAATTAGGAGTAAGGGGGAGTCAGATGTTACCGATATTCTAATGAGATTCCCAATCTGAAAAGGTGTCAGATTGTAAATATTTTGCAACCAAAGAATTAAAAGACAATCTCACCAACTTCCCAATTTGGaacaagtttaaattaaaaCCCTTGTGATGATTAATGGACGCCAAACTTGACATCTTGTGAGCAAAACAGAAAATCCCAATATAAAGGAGACAGATTCCTGAACACCATGAATTCCAAAATCACCTTTTGGTTGAGAGGGGAGAGAAAGGAAGGTGCTTTGAGAAGTGATGCCATTGCAGAGCAAGAATTCATCATCTGGGTGTCTTCTAATTTCACATATCATTTGGAACCTCATATGAGTATACTGAATAATTAGTGGACTTCCAAGCTTCAGTTGCTCCACAAATTTCAGGGTAAACATTGAACCACTAATTTGGGAATGGAACACTATTGCAAAATCCAATATAGTATAGACCCTTCTGTAAATAAGCTAGAATAGGGAGTATATTCACAATTTGCAAAATTActgattttaacttttctttttcttcttcttaccAAAGTATATACATATACAGTACAAATTTATTTGGTAAATAAAATGTGAGGGtttcattattgaaaaaaaaaaacataattatcaGTAATAATGAagcattattttataaataaacttattattttattgttattattttagaagTTCAAGTATATGTTCtttgtgtttatatattttcaaaaattattttattcaaatgttatttttaagtttaagatAATAATGAGCTTTTTATCGATTTCTTTGCAAGATggagttaaatatttttagaagtataacatatttaaatatttaaataagatgaaaattgaatttacttataaattaaaCAGACTTTTGGGATGAACGTTTTACTTATAGAAAGAGTATTTTACTTGTTAAAAGAGAACATAATTAGTAAAACCAGAGAGACAAAGAACAATAAAGGATCTagattaattatcaaaattttaactattaaaagaattaatatttaaattcataaccgttatagtttaataattagtttagatattaatttcttttataatcaaAAATGTTTATAACAAATGTAAGAGACTAATTTATAATCGAATtcataaactaattataatatttttatttataataaaaaactatcttatatatcaataatttttaatttataaattaatatttaaactaatcactataataattaattattcttgatttctcaaaatttttacTACTTAGTTGTTTTATTAGAGTGAATCCCAATAATAATCTAACTATAAAATAGGGTAAATAATGAAAACTACATaacttcttttgttttattatgatAAGAACTATGTTAAGttcatcatatattttttttctaaacaaaccATATCTCTCTGAATTAGTATGACATCTACAAGCACAATCTTgaagcaataaaaaaatgaattgtgtcaccatttttcataatttgatcTGAGCTTTACACTTTCAAAACATtcataatataacaattttgaTTTAAGTCTTGACAAACCCTCACTACATTATTATGTGTGATGAACAAGGATCATTccctatatatttaaaaaacacaatttttttcattattaacttttctttaagcttttaaaacttataaagaGAACACccaacaaagttaaaaaaataataaagataacaAACTCATTGCCCAttagaattcaaatttaattatatgtagCAATAAAAACATTTGAATAAGGATGTCTCCttgatattttacaaaaaaataataaggtaAGTAATATACAACGTCTTTTAATGTTGAATACCTTAATCATGAATGAAATAAGTTAAACTAAGtgtattgaaatatttttgaatgatCATCTTTATCATaccacaaataattatttagcaTTTGACATAAATTATCAtcttattgtttattaaaaaaatgttaaatgaaatttattacgataatttaatatataattttatatcacaaaaagtttaaaataaattaaaaaaattataatatattttaacataaattattttattagtaaataaaaaatatcatattcttaAGCTTGTTTTAAATCTTTCAAAACCTTAAACTTATACCCAATTTAAAAAATGGCATGTAACTCATATTGATAATTATactcaattaatatataaattccCATCAAAAGGAGGATAAATTCATATAATACTCATTAAAAGAGATTTATATATGTGATAGTTTAAgactaaaatcataattaactctgtatatattaattattctcTCATGTGAAGCAGTATAATGGACTGCAACTCACTAACTTCCTATTTTATGTTCTCTTTTGAAATAAtacaagtaattttttattcttagtacttaaaaaattatgtgagtattacatatttctttaaattaaaaataatttaattatttaacttaaacaattttttttcttctataaaaaaatatatctattgtagtattttttttatatcaaaatatggAATCATATGAAACAAAGACTTaattactcattttattttaattttggttgaaaagttaaaaataaatctctatttttgtttatgtttcaaataagtttcaatttttgaaaaattaactcaattaaaTCATTTTCAGTAATATCATCTTAACTGGTTAAAAATATGTCACAGATcaattcatcatttttcttttctttttttagtttttttttttcaaaaatttttgttgtttactTATGAGTGTTAGTGTTGTGCAACATTATATGATTGATTAccaatactttaaaaatataatattgtgaCAGCATAGCAGACAACCTTAACATGGGCTATGAATCCCGAGTCTTTACATGCATTTAGTCATTTGTACATTTATTTCTTCCTGTTGGGGACATTTAATATCCATAAGCATCAAACATCTACTTGTGTAAATTCTAGAGCATTTGCATCAGGATCACGTGTAAAGATTCTTGGCCTTCCAGAAGGACAAAGCGTGTAGGGGATACCTAGAAAGCAGAAAATAACACAAGGCATAGTGTAAATAATGTTGAAAAACAAGTTATGTTATTCAAAGAAGTTGTACCAGCTTTATCAAGGATTGCCTTCAGCTTTGAAACATCCCTTATTGCTATACATGTGTGACGATCTTGACCACCATGTTCTGGTCGTCCAGTTAAAGGGTCGGGATTTGGAAGCTCAATCAAATGAATCATCTCAGACCCTATCCACAACCAAGCACCCCTGAATGGAACCTCATCATTTGGTCTTGCTTCATTTATCTTCAGCCctaaatttcattcattttagttATTCATTTACTTGCTTCTAGGTAAACACAATGTACACAGCACATCTAAGTTTGTGAAGCTGCCATACCAAGAACGTTTTGATAAAAGTCAAGGGATCTTTCAAGACTTTCACATAAAATTCCAACATGGTGCATTCCAACCACCCCATAATCTGAAAAACAACGTCAAAATAAAAGCAACTCCGAAACAGGTGAACAAAAAGCATAAAAATGAACAATAACCAACTATATACCACTTTCTTCATTGATACAGACTGATTCTTTGTCAATTACATCCCCTTCAATACCTGGCTGAGCTTTCTGATTCACAATTAccaacaaattatataaattatgtatatttcTCGGCGGAATAATTTTAGACaagaaaattaacataaataaaatataatgaataactAAGTGGAAGATGAGGCCTCTATTTCAGAGGAGAACCTATAAACCTATGCAACAATAGAATACAGTACATAGAAGGAGTGATGATGCGAAACCTTGTTTCAGAAGAAGAGAAGCATATGAATAATGAAGGTTTGTGAGTAATGTTCCAGTActtcctttttatttaataatttacgCTCATCACACATACAAAACCAGCATATTGCTAAATCTTGTGATATTGAATCACAGTAAATTACCCAAGTATCGTAAGATTCAAAGTGTATGAGACTTTCACACGATAAACTGTATCATATTGTGTGATTCGTATTGGGAAATGAGAATCACAGATTCTAATAATTAAGTTACCTCCAATAACGGAAAAGCACCTAAGAAACTGAAAGGTGTCAAACAATTAGGAGTAAGGGGAATCAGTGGTGTCAGCTTGTAAATATTTTGCAACcaaagaatttaaagacaacCTCACTAACTTCCCAATTTGGAACAGCAAGTTTAAACTAAAACGATTACTGGACACCA
This genomic stretch from Vigna radiata var. radiata cultivar VC1973A chromosome 7, Vradiata_ver6, whole genome shotgun sequence harbors:
- the LOC106769076 gene encoding uncharacterized protein LOC106769076, which codes for MMNSCSAMASLLKAPSFLSPLNQKLNYVSLSPTTTNLESKFCHGSVRNGRWHVPSIAIKAQAAIEGDVLDKESVSINEESDYGVVGMHHIGILCESLERSLDFYQNVLGLKINEARPHDKLPYRGAWLWVGSEMIHLMELPNPDPLTGRPEHGGRDRHACIAIGDVYKLKAILDKAGIPYTLSRSGRPAIFTRDPDANALEFTQVDA
- the LOC106769077 gene encoding uncharacterized protein LOC106769077, yielding MATLLKAPSFLSPLDQKKAQPGIEGDVIDKESVCINEESDYGVVGMHHVGILCESLERSLDFYQNVLGLKINEARPNDEVPFRGAWLWIGSEMIHLIELPNPDPLTGRPEHGGQDRHTCIAIRDVSKLKAILDKAGIPYTLCPSGRPRIFTRDPDANALEFTQVDA